One Sphingomonas sp. genomic region harbors:
- the metH gene encoding methionine synthase, producing MTTPSSTNFVNVGERTNVTGSARFKKLVMAGDYTAAVEVARQQVENGAQVIDVNMDEGLLDAVEAMTTYLKLIAAEPDIARVPVMVDSSKWEVIEAGLKCVSGKPIVNSISMKEGEEAFLTHARKCMAYGAAVVVMAFDEVGQADTQARKVEICERAYKLLTGIGFPPEDIIFDPNVFAVATGIEEHNNYGVDFIEACREIKARCPHVHISGGLSNLSFSFRGNEPVRKAMHSVFLYYAIPAGMDMAIVNAGQLDVYDAIDPELRQACEDVILNRDPEAGDRLVALAEKYRGTDAVAEKQAAEWRSWPVTKRLEHALVKGIDMYVVEDTEECRLAFARPIEVIEGPLMDGMNVVGDLFGSGKMFLPQVVKSARVMKKAVAHLLPYIEAMKEPGAKGKGKIVLATVKGDVHDIGKNIVGVVLQCNGFEVVDLGVMVPWSNILQASIDNDADMIGLSGLITPSLDEMVTVAEEMQRAGMTMPLLIGGATTSRVHTALRIDPAYTGPVVHVLDASRAVGVATALVSDTQRDPYVTKIADEYEHVRVTRAGKGQSELLPLEDARANAFEADMSLKPGKPRMPGVHAFDDWDLKDLRDYIDWTPFFRAWELAGNYPTILQDEVVGESATSLFADAQKMLDKIIAERWLTARGVAGLWPCRREGDDVIVHLEREHVRLPFLRQQIAKREGRANMCLADFIDHDGDWIGGFAVSIHGIEPHLARFKAAIDDYSDILLKALADRLAEAFAERLHKFVRTALWGYAEGEQLDNDALVREQYRGIRPAPGYPACPEHSLKPILFDLLDAHKRTGISLTESFAMLPTAAVSGFYFGHPQAEYFGVARVGPDQLKDYAVRRGISEELATRYLRPNLD from the coding sequence ATGACCACGCCTTCCTCCACCAACTTCGTCAATGTCGGCGAGCGTACCAACGTCACCGGATCGGCCCGCTTCAAGAAGCTGGTGATGGCCGGCGACTATACCGCCGCGGTCGAAGTCGCGCGCCAGCAGGTCGAGAACGGCGCGCAGGTGATCGACGTCAACATGGACGAGGGCCTGCTCGACGCCGTCGAGGCGATGACCACCTATCTCAAGCTCATCGCCGCCGAGCCGGACATCGCCCGGGTGCCGGTGATGGTCGACAGCTCCAAATGGGAGGTGATCGAGGCGGGGCTCAAGTGCGTCTCGGGCAAGCCGATCGTCAATTCGATCAGCATGAAGGAAGGCGAGGAAGCGTTCCTGACCCATGCCCGCAAGTGCATGGCGTACGGCGCCGCGGTGGTGGTCATGGCGTTCGACGAGGTCGGCCAGGCGGACACGCAAGCGCGCAAGGTCGAGATCTGCGAGCGTGCCTACAAGCTGCTCACCGGCATCGGCTTCCCGCCCGAGGACATCATCTTCGATCCCAACGTGTTCGCGGTGGCGACGGGAATCGAGGAGCACAACAACTACGGCGTCGACTTCATCGAGGCGTGCCGCGAGATCAAGGCGCGCTGCCCGCACGTCCATATCTCGGGCGGCCTGTCGAACCTGTCGTTCAGCTTCCGCGGCAACGAGCCGGTGCGCAAGGCGATGCACAGCGTGTTCCTCTATTACGCGATCCCCGCGGGCATGGACATGGCGATCGTCAACGCCGGCCAGCTCGACGTGTATGACGCGATCGATCCCGAGCTGCGCCAGGCCTGCGAGGACGTCATCCTCAACCGCGACCCCGAAGCCGGCGACCGGCTGGTGGCGCTTGCCGAAAAGTATCGCGGCACCGATGCGGTAGCGGAGAAGCAGGCGGCGGAGTGGCGCAGCTGGCCGGTGACCAAGCGGCTCGAGCATGCGCTGGTCAAGGGCATCGACATGTATGTCGTCGAGGATACCGAGGAGTGCCGCCTCGCCTTCGCCCGCCCGATCGAAGTGATCGAAGGCCCGCTGATGGACGGCATGAACGTCGTCGGCGACCTGTTCGGCTCGGGCAAGATGTTCCTGCCGCAGGTGGTCAAGTCCGCGCGCGTGATGAAGAAGGCGGTCGCGCATCTGCTGCCGTATATCGAGGCGATGAAGGAGCCCGGGGCCAAGGGCAAGGGCAAGATCGTGCTCGCCACAGTGAAGGGCGACGTGCACGACATCGGCAAGAATATCGTCGGCGTGGTGCTCCAGTGCAACGGCTTCGAGGTGGTCGATCTGGGCGTGATGGTGCCCTGGTCGAACATCCTCCAAGCGTCGATCGACAATGATGCCGACATGATCGGCCTGTCGGGCCTGATCACGCCGAGCCTCGACGAGATGGTGACCGTCGCCGAGGAAATGCAGCGCGCGGGCATGACGATGCCGCTGCTGATCGGCGGCGCGACCACCAGCCGCGTCCACACCGCGCTGCGCATCGACCCGGCCTATACCGGCCCAGTGGTGCACGTGCTCGACGCGAGCCGCGCAGTAGGCGTGGCGACCGCGCTCGTCTCCGACACCCAGCGCGATCCCTATGTGACCAAGATCGCCGACGAATATGAGCATGTCCGCGTCACCCGCGCGGGCAAGGGCCAGAGCGAGCTGCTGCCCCTGGAGGACGCGCGCGCCAATGCCTTTGAGGCGGACATGTCCCTCAAGCCGGGCAAGCCGCGCATGCCGGGTGTTCATGCGTTCGACGACTGGGACCTCAAGGACCTGCGCGACTATATCGACTGGACGCCCTTCTTCCGCGCCTGGGAGCTGGCCGGCAATTACCCGACGATCCTGCAGGACGAAGTGGTCGGCGAAAGCGCGACCTCGCTGTTCGCCGATGCGCAGAAGATGCTCGACAAGATCATTGCGGAGCGCTGGCTCACCGCGCGCGGCGTCGCAGGGCTGTGGCCGTGCCGCCGCGAGGGCGACGACGTGATCGTGCATCTGGAGCGCGAACATGTCCGCCTGCCGTTCCTCCGCCAGCAGATCGCCAAGCGCGAGGGCCGCGCGAACATGTGCCTGGCCGACTTCATCGATCATGACGGCGACTGGATCGGCGGCTTCGCGGTCTCGATCCACGGCATCGAGCCGCACCTCGCCCGCTTCAAGGCAGCGATTGACGATTATTCGGACATCCTGCTCAAGGCGCTCGCCGATCGTCTCGCCGAAGCCTTTGCCGAGCGGCTCCACAAGTTCGTCCGCACCGCGCTCTGGGGCTATGCCGAAGGCGAGCAGCTCGACAATGACGCGCTGGTCCGCGAACAATATCGCGGCATCCGCCCGGCGCCCGGCTATCCGGCCTGCCCCGAGCACAGCCTCAAGCCGATCCTGTTCGACCTTCTCGATGCGCACAAGCGCACTGGCATCAGCCTGACCGAGAGCTTCGCGATGCTGCCGACGGCGGCGGTGTCGGGCTTTTATTTCGGCCATCCGCAGGCCGAATATTTCGGCGTGGCGCGCGTCGGGCCGGACCAGCTCAAGGATTACGCGGTCCGCCGGGGGATCAGCGAGGAATTGGCGACCCGCTATCTGCGGCCCAATCTGGACTGA
- a CDS encoding TonB-dependent receptor domain-containing protein translates to MKVRCVLAATILACPVTAQAQQQPDPAVDSRAASPASGVLIYGPEFFANTALPTALDMVQRLPGFTLDVGNGDARGIAGNTGNVLIDGKPPASKTDGLGEILRRISAGSVARIELIRGGAPGIDMQGRAVIANVVLKRTASTETLINFQSYIYDDGYVGPDVTLQYARRDGDRRDEVSLEVISDRTSGTAQGYRVRRDAAGNLLVRQSLDLWDRDRTATLRSTIQRAAGGGLLTVNGRFDYLDYPTSFIATTVEGTGDNSRATDITHQWKGELGANWTRPLGQKSEIEVIGLQRLGHIGYDSDTLIGTFASTFGQQSRTGESVLRTILRHKTNAKLSFEGGGEIAYNFLDNRTTYTEQGAPVALPDEKVFVSEVRGELFGLARWQPSAPVTLEAGLRAEMSRIRADGDSQRSRSFFYPKPRLQLTLRPTARDQIRLRAEQSVSQLDFTNFVAATEINLGTVRAGNGDLQPEQTLTLEAVIEHRFWSKGALELGAKHEATRHVIDYIPLEGGFDAIGNIGTGTRDTLSSALTLPFDKLGIRNARFRGNAELVRSHVSDPLTGERRRFTNEVPFTCSGSFSQDLFGGRFTYGVYGSCGQPGANLYRIREFRTTEIQPTFEIYGIWKPSKRLAIRLDAGNLTDPARIYDRDVYTGERNAAPLAYRERRVQRRGQYLYVQIRRTL, encoded by the coding sequence ATGAAAGTTCGGTGCGTATTGGCAGCCACGATACTGGCCTGCCCGGTGACCGCACAGGCGCAACAGCAGCCTGATCCCGCCGTCGACTCCCGGGCTGCTTCGCCTGCCAGCGGCGTGCTGATCTACGGTCCGGAATTCTTCGCCAATACCGCGCTGCCGACAGCACTGGACATGGTGCAGCGCCTGCCTGGCTTCACGCTCGACGTCGGCAATGGCGATGCGCGCGGGATCGCCGGCAATACCGGCAACGTCCTCATCGACGGCAAGCCGCCCGCTTCCAAGACCGACGGGCTGGGCGAAATCCTGCGCCGAATCAGCGCGGGCAGCGTCGCGCGGATCGAGCTGATCCGCGGCGGCGCGCCGGGGATCGATATGCAGGGCCGCGCGGTGATCGCCAATGTCGTGCTCAAGCGCACTGCCTCTACCGAGACGCTGATCAACTTCCAGAGCTACATTTACGACGACGGCTATGTCGGTCCCGACGTGACGCTGCAATATGCCCGCCGTGACGGCGACCGTCGCGACGAGGTGTCGCTGGAGGTGATCAGCGATCGCACCAGCGGCACCGCGCAGGGCTATCGCGTCCGCCGCGACGCTGCGGGCAATCTGCTCGTTCGCCAGTCGCTGGACCTATGGGACCGAGACCGCACCGCAACGCTGCGCTCGACGATCCAGCGCGCCGCCGGGGGCGGGCTGCTGACCGTCAACGGCCGGTTCGACTATCTCGATTACCCGACCAGCTTCATCGCGACGACGGTGGAAGGAACGGGGGACAACAGCCGCGCCACCGACATCACCCACCAATGGAAGGGCGAGCTGGGCGCCAACTGGACGCGACCGCTCGGCCAGAAGAGCGAAATAGAGGTGATCGGGCTGCAGCGGCTGGGGCATATCGGCTACGATTCGGACACGCTGATCGGCACCTTCGCTTCCACCTTCGGCCAGCAGTCGCGTACCGGGGAATCGGTTCTGCGCACAATCCTGCGGCACAAGACGAATGCCAAGCTGTCGTTCGAGGGCGGCGGCGAAATCGCCTATAATTTCCTCGACAACCGCACGACCTATACCGAGCAGGGCGCACCCGTGGCGCTGCCCGACGAGAAAGTGTTCGTCAGCGAGGTACGCGGCGAGCTGTTCGGGTTGGCGCGCTGGCAGCCGTCCGCGCCGGTAACGCTGGAGGCCGGGTTGCGTGCCGAAATGTCGCGGATCCGCGCCGATGGCGACAGCCAGCGCAGCCGGTCCTTCTTCTACCCCAAGCCGCGGCTGCAGCTGACCCTGCGGCCCACGGCGCGTGACCAAATCCGGCTGCGCGCGGAGCAGAGCGTAAGTCAGCTCGACTTCACCAATTTCGTCGCGGCGACGGAGATCAACCTGGGCACGGTGCGCGCCGGCAATGGCGATCTGCAGCCCGAACAAACGCTGACGCTGGAAGCGGTGATCGAGCATCGATTCTGGAGCAAGGGCGCGCTGGAACTCGGCGCCAAGCACGAAGCGACGCGCCACGTGATCGATTATATTCCGCTCGAGGGCGGCTTCGACGCGATCGGCAATATCGGCACCGGCACCCGCGACACGCTCTCGAGCGCGCTGACGCTGCCGTTCGACAAGCTGGGCATCAGGAATGCGCGCTTTCGCGGCAATGCCGAGCTGGTGCGCAGCCACGTCAGCGATCCGCTGACCGGCGAACGGCGGCGATTCACCAACGAGGTCCCGTTTACCTGTTCGGGCAGCTTCAGCCAGGATCTGTTCGGCGGCCGCTTCACCTATGGCGTCTATGGCAGCTGCGGCCAGCCCGGGGCGAATCTGTATCGCATCCGCGAGTTCCGGACGACCGAGATCCAGCCGACCTTCGAGATCTACGGCATCTGGAAGCCGAGCAAACGGCTCGCCATCCGGCTCGACGCGGGCAACCTTACCGACCCCGCGCGGATCTACGACCGCGACGTGTACACCGGCGAGCGCAACGCCGCGCCGCTGGCCTATCGCGAGCGGCGCGTCCAGCGTCGCGGCCAGTATCTCTACGTGCAGATCCGCCGGACGCTGTGA
- the lpdA gene encoding dihydrolipoyl dehydrogenase, whose protein sequence is MAEYDFDVLIIGSGPGGYVAAIRAAQLGLKTGCVESRETLGGTCLNVGCIPSKTLLNASELFYEAASGALAKHGVKLGSVELDLPTMMADKDKAVKGLTGGIEFLFKKNKIEWVKGRGTFIDAHTVQVGERTVTAKNIVIATGSSVTPLPGVTVDQKVVVDSTGAIALEKVPANMVVIGGGVIGLELGSVWQRLGAKVTVVEYLDQLLPGMDGEVRKEASKIFKKQGMEIKLSTKVTGVAVNGDKATVTIEPAAGGAAETIEADAVLVAIGRRPNTDGLGLDKIGLTTNQRGQIETDHSFRTAVDGVWAIGDVIPGPMLAHKAEDEGIAVAENIAGLTGIVNHAVIPSVVYTHPEIAGVGLTEEQAREKGEVKVGKFPMAGNSRAKAIDDTTGWVKVIADAKTDKVLGAWIITPPAGTMIAQVAQAMEFGATSEDIAYTCHAHPTHSEAIKEAAMGVLGKPIHI, encoded by the coding sequence ATGGCTGAATATGATTTCGACGTCCTGATCATCGGTTCCGGCCCCGGCGGCTATGTCGCGGCGATCCGCGCGGCGCAGCTGGGCCTCAAGACCGGCTGCGTCGAGAGCCGCGAGACGCTGGGCGGCACCTGCCTCAACGTCGGCTGCATCCCCTCCAAGACGCTGCTGAACGCGTCCGAGCTGTTCTACGAGGCCGCCTCGGGCGCGCTCGCCAAGCACGGCGTCAAGCTCGGCTCGGTCGAACTCGACCTGCCGACGATGATGGCCGACAAGGACAAGGCCGTGAAGGGCCTGACCGGCGGCATCGAATTCTTGTTCAAGAAGAACAAGATCGAATGGGTGAAGGGCCGCGGCACCTTTATCGACGCGCACACCGTGCAGGTGGGCGAGCGCACCGTCACCGCCAAGAACATCGTGATCGCCACCGGCTCGTCGGTCACCCCGCTGCCGGGCGTGACGGTCGACCAGAAGGTCGTCGTCGACTCCACCGGCGCGATCGCGCTGGAGAAGGTGCCGGCGAACATGGTCGTGATCGGCGGCGGCGTGATCGGGCTCGAGCTCGGCTCGGTCTGGCAGCGCCTCGGTGCCAAGGTGACGGTGGTCGAGTATCTCGACCAGCTGCTCCCCGGCATGGACGGTGAGGTGCGGAAGGAAGCTTCCAAGATCTTCAAGAAGCAGGGCATGGAGATCAAGCTCTCCACCAAGGTGACCGGCGTTGCCGTCAACGGCGACAAGGCTACGGTCACGATCGAGCCCGCCGCCGGTGGTGCCGCGGAGACGATCGAAGCCGATGCCGTGCTCGTCGCGATCGGCCGTCGTCCCAACACCGATGGCCTCGGCCTCGACAAGATCGGCCTGACGACCAACCAGCGCGGCCAGATCGAGACCGACCACAGCTTCCGCACCGCCGTCGACGGCGTTTGGGCGATCGGCGACGTGATCCCGGGCCCGATGCTCGCGCACAAGGCCGAGGACGAAGGCATCGCGGTCGCCGAGAACATCGCGGGCCTCACCGGCATCGTGAACCATGCGGTGATCCCGAGTGTCGTCTACACCCACCCCGAAATCGCCGGCGTCGGCCTCACCGAGGAGCAGGCGCGCGAAAAGGGCGAAGTGAAGGTCGGCAAGTTCCCGATGGCGGGCAACAGCCGCGCCAAGGCGATCGACGACACCACCGGGTGGGTGAAGGTGATCGCCGACGCCAAGACCGACAAGGTGCTCGGCGCCTGGATCATCACGCCGCCGGCCGGCACGATGATCGCCCAGGTCGCGCAGGCGATGGAGTTCGGTGCGACGTCAGAAGACATCGCCTATACCTGCCACGCCCACCCGACGCATTCCGAAGCGATCAAGGAAGCGGCGATGGGCGTGCTTGGCAAGCCGATCCACATCTGA
- a CDS encoding NAD(P)/FAD-dependent oxidoreductase, whose product MQASLGTHDAIILGAGAAGMFCAAMAGQRGRNVLLLDHAEAPGKKILISGGGRCNFTNLGTAPDRYLSANPHFAKSALGRYTAQDFLALVERHGIAWHEKTLGQLFCDGSAQQIVDMLLGECAMGGVTIELGAGVTAVDHADGRFRVTTSKGAAEAPALVIATGGPAIPKLGATGFAYDLARRFGLKVVEPRPALVPLTLGPDQALFRDLSGVATPVAAHAGKAAFHEAALFTHRGLSGPAILQVSSYWKHGESIAIDFLPKQSIGWLRDAKRAEPRLGLRNLLNRQLPERLATTLAERIALPSELGNCRDALLDAAEAQLARWPFTPNGTEGFAKAEVTVGGISTADLSSRTMEARKVPGLYAIGEAVDVTGWLGGYNFQWAWASGWAAAQAL is encoded by the coding sequence ATGCAAGCATCCCTCGGCACCCATGACGCGATCATCCTCGGCGCCGGCGCGGCGGGGATGTTTTGCGCCGCCATGGCAGGTCAGCGCGGACGCAACGTCCTGCTGCTCGATCATGCCGAGGCGCCGGGGAAGAAGATCCTGATCTCGGGCGGCGGGCGATGCAATTTCACCAATCTCGGCACAGCGCCCGATCGCTACCTCTCCGCCAACCCGCATTTCGCCAAGTCGGCGCTCGGCCGCTACACCGCGCAGGATTTCCTCGCGCTGGTCGAACGGCACGGCATCGCTTGGCACGAGAAGACGCTGGGCCAGCTCTTCTGCGACGGCTCTGCGCAGCAGATCGTCGACATGCTGCTCGGCGAATGCGCGATGGGCGGCGTGACGATCGAGCTCGGCGCAGGCGTCACCGCGGTCGACCATGCCGATGGCCGCTTCCGCGTGACGACGAGCAAGGGCGCCGCCGAGGCCCCTGCCCTCGTCATCGCCACCGGCGGTCCCGCCATTCCCAAGCTTGGTGCAACCGGCTTCGCCTATGACCTCGCCCGCCGCTTCGGCCTCAAGGTCGTCGAGCCGCGTCCTGCCCTTGTCCCACTCACCCTCGGCCCCGATCAGGCGCTGTTTCGCGACCTTTCCGGCGTCGCCACCCCCGTCGCCGCGCATGCCGGCAAGGCAGCCTTCCACGAGGCGGCACTCTTCACCCATCGCGGCCTTTCCGGGCCGGCGATCCTGCAGGTCTCCTCCTATTGGAAGCATGGCGAATCGATCGCGATCGATTTCCTGCCCAAGCAGTCAATCGGCTGGCTGCGTGACGCAAAGCGCGCCGAACCCCGGCTCGGGCTCCGCAACCTGCTCAACCGCCAGCTTCCCGAACGACTCGCCACGACGCTAGCCGAACGCATCGCCCTGCCCAGCGAACTCGGCAATTGCCGCGACGCGCTGCTGGACGCAGCAGAGGCGCAACTGGCACGTTGGCCCTTCACGCCGAACGGCACCGAAGGATTCGCCAAGGCCGAAGTGACGGTTGGCGGCATCAGCACCGCCGACCTGTCTTCCCGGACGATGGAAGCGCGCAAAGTGCCCGGCCTGTACGCGATCGGCGAGGCGGTGGACGTCACCGGCTGGCTGGGCGGCTACAACTTTCAATGGGCGTGGGCGAGCGGTTGGGCCGCAGCACAGGCACTGTAG
- the odhB gene encoding 2-oxoglutarate dehydrogenase complex dihydrolipoyllysine-residue succinyltransferase has protein sequence MATEVKVPVLGESITEATVGEWLKNPGDPVRADEPIASLETDKVSVEVPSPVAGVMGEQIVKVGDTVEVGAVIAIIAGEGASAASAAAPAAAAPAATPAPAPAAAPAPSADAAALSPSVRRAVLETGVDPSTVQGTGKDGRLTKDDVIAAASSKPAAPAAAAPAPTAAPAATGGRKEERVRMTRLRQTVAKRLKEAQNTAAMLTTFNDVDMTAVIEARAKYKDLFEKKHGVRLGFMGFFVKAACMALKDIPGVNGSIEGDEIVYHDYCDVSVAVSAPQGLVVPVIRDAQDLSVAGIERTIGDFGKRAKDGTLKMDEMKGGTFTISNGGVFGSLMSTPIINPPQSAVLGLHRIEDRPVVRNGQVVVRPMMYLALSYDHRLVDGREAVTFLVAIKNAIEDPTRLLIDL, from the coding sequence ATGGCCACCGAAGTCAAAGTCCCCGTACTGGGCGAATCGATCACCGAAGCTACCGTCGGTGAATGGCTGAAGAATCCGGGCGATCCCGTCCGCGCCGACGAGCCGATCGCCAGCCTCGAGACCGACAAGGTCTCGGTCGAAGTCCCCTCGCCGGTCGCCGGCGTGATGGGCGAGCAGATCGTCAAGGTCGGCGATACCGTCGAAGTGGGCGCGGTGATCGCGATCATCGCGGGTGAAGGTGCTTCGGCCGCTTCGGCTGCTGCCCCCGCCGCTGCTGCGCCGGCCGCGACGCCAGCTCCGGCGCCTGCCGCTGCCCCGGCCCCGTCGGCCGATGCCGCCGCGCTGTCGCCGTCGGTGCGCCGTGCGGTGCTCGAAACCGGTGTCGATCCCTCGACCGTGCAGGGCACCGGCAAGGACGGCCGCCTGACCAAGGACGACGTGATCGCCGCCGCCAGCAGCAAGCCTGCCGCGCCGGCCGCCGCTGCGCCCGCCCCCACCGCTGCTCCGGCAGCGACCGGCGGTCGCAAGGAAGAGCGCGTGCGGATGACCCGCCTGCGCCAGACGGTCGCCAAGCGCCTCAAGGAAGCGCAGAACACCGCCGCCATGCTCACCACGTTCAACGACGTGGACATGACCGCGGTGATCGAGGCGCGCGCCAAGTACAAGGACCTGTTCGAGAAGAAGCACGGCGTCCGCCTGGGCTTCATGGGCTTCTTCGTGAAGGCCGCGTGCATGGCGCTGAAGGACATCCCCGGCGTCAACGGCTCGATCGAGGGCGACGAGATCGTCTATCACGATTATTGCGACGTCTCGGTCGCGGTCTCGGCCCCGCAGGGCCTGGTCGTTCCGGTGATCCGCGATGCGCAGGACCTGTCGGTCGCGGGCATCGAGCGCACGATCGGCGATTTCGGCAAGCGCGCCAAAGACGGCACGCTGAAGATGGACGAGATGAAGGGCGGTACCTTCACCATCTCCAACGGCGGCGTCTTCGGCTCGCTGATGTCGACCCCGATCATCAACCCGCCGCAGTCGGCCGTGCTCGGCCTGCACCGCATCGAGGACCGCCCGGTCGTTCGTAACGGCCAGGTCGTCGTCCGCCCGATGATGTACTTGGCGCTCAGCTACGATCACCGCCTGGTCGACGGCCGCGAGGCAGTGACCTTCCTCGTCGCGATCAAGAACGCGATCGAGGATCCGACCCGTCTGCTGATCGACCTGTAA